CAGTATGATATCATAGTAAAAAATGAGGAATGGAAATTGGATGGTAAGACTATTAGTTATATAATATCACAAAGGATggaaatttatgtattttttgaaCTTTTAGTATTTTGGGGTTATTAGGACAACTTTAATAAATTAGGTCATTTGATTGTTCCAATTATTaggaagtggactttaagtttaactcaatccaacaaaactaatttttaaaatgaggtttgcatccacttatatactataatttggtcatatctctagtcgatgtgagatctcagATCCATAATTAAGAATAACTTGGTAATCAAACCCTAAACCCAAAGATCACTCAAGTAAATTGATTACCTCCACCTTGTTATTGGGTAAAGTGTAACTCGATGGAGAAGCCATTAACTCTCCTTCAACATGTGGAGGAATTTTCAAAGACTATAGGGCTGTGGTTATGAGCTGTTTTTCAATTTGTCTTGGTCATCTCATCATAATTCTCTTGAAGCTGAATTACTAGGAGTAATTCATGCTATTAAGATTGCTTGGGGGGAAAATTGGTTTAACCTTTGGATTGAGAACGATTCTACTAATTTAGTAAAAGCTTTTTCTACAAAACCTTATTCAGTGGAGACTTCAGAACAGGTGGTTAAATTGCATGAAGTTGCTCAAGAACATGAGATTGAAAGTCTCTCatatatagaaaagaaaatagtatataaatCAGAATTACTACTTGTGTTGATTTTTGTGAAGACATACTTAATTTGCCTTGCTTTAGATTCAGGTCCCCTCATTAATattgttttcttgttttttaatacatatttgAGGTATGCTAAAAATGATTGATGTTGATTAGGGCGTCAACCTAGTTCAGATTGCAATCAACATGGTGGTCCTTTTGCAtacttattttcataaaaaaaatgaaatttgctCATTAAAGGATTACTgtgtaataaaattaaattgatttgaGGTTGAATTAAgtatcaatattatttttcttcacaTACAGTACAGCTCTACCCTGTTCTCAGTTTACTTCTTCTCCCCTATTTTCTTGCTTTCTCCCTAAAGGGATGCTCGGTATATTTTCTGTTTGCATTTTCAATTTATGTTCAATGACAACTACAAAACAATGTAGTCAAAACCGCGAGTAAACTCGCAAACTCGCATGAGGCAGCGAGTTTGGAAGACAAACCAAGGTGACTCGGTCGGCAGATCGGCATCGGAGTGAATCGTACCGCGGTGCCGCGCAGCTCGGTGCATTGGAAGACGTCATTGATCCGCATTGTAACCTAGTGCGGCACGTTTTGGCCAAAACTTATTTGACCTAGCGCGGCCATTTTAAGGTCCAATGCGGCCCAATACGACCCAAAAGAATATttgtgagtgagtgagtgaagAGTGAAACAAGCACCGCAGAACTCCACCGGCATCGTTGTCGCGCTCAGGTTCTCCGCCACCGCCAACGCTCACGGTCGCATTCTCCATTGTTGACGTTCGCCACCGCCACTGTTCGCGTTCGCCACCGCCACCATTCGCATTCGCCATCGCTTCATCCAACATTCGCCATCACCACCGCTCGCGAACGCCACAACAACTGCTCACGTTCTCTTCTTCATTCATTCTCCATCATAGTCACAGTTCTCATTCTTTTCATCTCCAAGACAATGCCTTTTGTAATGGCTTCAGCCGATGTCAGTAAAAAAAAGGAAGTATTAGGAGGATGATGAAGGTCATGGCATAGATAACattaatgaaaatgaagatCTTGTAGGAGAGGATGATGATTATCCTTCAATTAATATGAAGGATTTCCTTTGATAGTTTAATTGTATTAGATATTTGTGAACTTAGTTGTTTTTTGTATGAACAATTTATGATTTATGAACCTGTTTCTAGTTGTGTTAtgtattgaatattatttttcatgtgtTAGTAACTCTTACGAGTCGAGTTACGATCTTCTATCTCCTTCCCGATCCTCGTACGAGTTTGACTACATTGCTACAAAATGACCATCTTTTCATAaatttcttgtttccaaatttctGGGAAGGTAATGGTAAAAACATTTTCCATTCATGTTCTCTCCCTTTTTCCCCTGAACACTCTACGTCATTCTTAAATCATATATGGTTCTTTCCACATTTCCACAATCGTATCTATTTCCAAGCCTCCGATCACTTAGTTTTCTAGGCTCCCTTTCAGTCACCAACAACGCATTAGGtgttggggggggggggggggggggggggggcagTTAATCAGTGGGTAATTAGTTGGGAGAGACTAGGCTCTTAAACCTTAAACTCATAGTGAGCTGTAATCCCTCTTTCTGTACTGATGTCTCTTTTTCCTTGATGTTTGCATCACATTTCATCTCTGTTTGGGAACATTTCCCAAGAGATCTCTACAGCAATCTTTCATATAGATTTAACCAGTTCTAATCTCACTAGAAAGATGTTTCAGACCATATTTAATACCCCCACAACAAtggaaaatatattattcttgGTGAAATATCTTTCTAACAGGAAAAAGATGTTTCAGACCATTTTCTGTGCCCCACATAACAATAGAAAGATGTTTCAGACCATTTAACAGGAAATAGTTCCGGCTGAAATATTTAATCTGATAATAAGTAAAAATTTCctctatttttttcaaattttccatCCCAAATAAGATTGGTAACACCATACAGCCTAAACTTAATATTACTCAAAATATACTTTCATAACAGACTAATTAAGACAACAATTTACTATTGAAAAGGACAGGGGGAGGAAGTCAACTTATGTATTCAAACAAAAAACGATAAACAAAGGAACAAAAAGAACAGAGAAGAACAGTAGACAGCATACTTCCTAGAAGGTGCAACTCTTCTTAGTTCATTCAACCCTGCTTTCGCAGATTGTCTATCAGGAGCTAAATGGCCATCAAAACTTACATTAAGTAGATCGATTTCATCTGTCAATccaaaatagattaaaaatcAGCTTAACAGAAGGTTCCCAAATTAGAACATGTCAACTCAACCAGTTCTCCTATTTTATACATCTCAAAACCAAACAAGAAACTAATTAAGTCTGTATCATATAATTATAATCAACATCGAATTGGCAAATTAAGTCAATTTAGAAGCACTCACAATGGGGATCCAAGCATTTATCCAACAATGCTGCAAGTATCATGGAGTCCAGACCACCAGAGAAAAGAATTGCAACAGGAACAAATTCCTCTTGTCTGATACCAGATATCACTGCCTATGCAAACAAATCCAAAGAGTTCTATCATGTATACCAATAACACTATCAAGTTTCCCACATGTTGTGCAAGcacatttaaatttaattaaatattataaataaaaatttgaaagagAATGTTATATGTTTTCACTATTAgatatgaataaattaaagagagaacaaatttaaaattgaggaggaaactataaaaataaatcatttaaatcaagaaacataattttaatatgatgtgcaaaaatttaaaaaacaaattcaaattagAATAAGATTACAATAATAGTAAACTTCAATTTATCTATAAGATGAAAGAACTTCAATTTGATATAATGATGTTTAAACATTCagatttaaaattgaaattaatctTAAGTAATAGTGTTTGATAGGAACAAAAGTATGATAAGAAAATAGATTAGATATTCAATGTTGAAAAAACATGTGGCTTAATATGGGGAAGGAAATTGGAAATAGTTCCTAAATACACTGTCTTTCAGAACTGAGAagtcaaatttataatttaagagTGGGTATACCAAAACACAACAAGAACAGctcaaaaataaattcaaaggGCATCCAAGAGTTCAAATTCTTTGGCTATAAAAAACTCCAGAAGGGATCCAGATGCAAATAGAATCCATTGATCATTTGAGTACATTTCAGTCACAAAAATATCCAAAGATGTCAGTGGAGACATTGAGTACTTTCAATTTGCATTTAGGAAACACATTTAAGTATTCACAGAATCACAGTTAGTTTCAGAACCCAGCATTGCAACAGACTTTCAATACATTTGGTTAAGCATCCTTGAATAAGCATTACCTCTTGTGATAGTAAAGAAATCCTAAAAGTTTTGTAATATTCAcattctgtggtttgaattccCTAGAAAACTTATTCATTAAAAGAATTTTCCAATAAATGAATGAATAAGATTGGTcataaagataattaaaaagGGTACAAAAAATACTGCTTAGCTAGACAATATAAGTTCAGCTTTTTCCTCTCCGCTTTCCCCTTTCACCCCATTCATGAACCCACTTTCTTCTTTTAGTATTCATCTCTCTCATTTACCTTCATttctttttcataaatttaattctTACTTTTTATACAGTATACACACACATACACTTTAGTTAGTATGCATGCTTTTgatcaacaataacaaaaggAGATAATGCTTTGAGTTCTACACAACACAAGGATACATACATATGTTGTGTAATGTAAGTTACACCAATTCTTTTTCATGGATTGAATAACATTTTTAGGTATGACCTACATGATGAGAATATTCTATCCACTGATAATTATGTGAGAAAATCACACAACAAAATGTTATTTAACAGAATAAGATTACTTTATTTCTATTCGAGTCAATTGGTTTTGGAATTTTGGATTAACAAATTTTACAGATATCACGCATAGGATGGGGAACTTACTAACTGGATTTTGTGAGAAAAGCGTCAAATAAGAAGTTATTCAATTGTGTAGATTAATTATGATTATTGTCAAGGCCTATCAGTCCTGCTTATTAGAGTATAGTTTGACAATAACCCTATTGTAAATatacctttttattttttctgttaAGACTCTTGACAGCTGTGTCTGTAAGATCATCATCTCAGTTAGTTACTCTTAGTGAGTTTAAGCTAAGTCCTCACAAAACCACATTATAAGCTGAAGATTGCATCCccttatatattataatctaGCATTATTCCTAGTTTCTAGCATTATTcctagttgatgtgagatctccaacacaccctctCACGCAATGAACAGCTCAAGCATGGGATTAAATATTTATGGGTGGTCTAATAGGAGTCCAATAACAATAGCATAATAATTCCAAAGAACATTATAAGGATAGGCTCTGATACCATCTAAGTAAGTGAGTTTAAACTTAACTTATCCTCACAAAACCGACTTGTAAGATGAGGATTGTATTGTAAGGTGAGGATTGTATGGTatcccacttatatattataatttggtcTTATACCTAGTCGATGAGGGATCTACAAAGCTTTCATTCTGTTACAAGTTGTATTGTTAGTCTCTCTAAATCAGCTATATATGGCAGACTTCACTCTTGTAATTGGCCTTTAGTTTTACAGTTTCTCCTTATTCTAGTACTGCTCAGAAAAGTACTTTCATTTTGACAGAAATATGCAGTGTAATCCATCCATTGAAGTTAACCAAAAATCTAGAATACATAATATCAGTGACAAAACTCATTACCAGTTCCAGTTAGGTTGCATACCTGATAAATAGTATACAACGAAGTACGTCGTAACACAGATTCCTTTAAAGCATCAAGCAAAATATGAGCTGAAACTGGAACTGCAGATTGAACTGAGTCTGCATAATGAAGACATGTGCCTAAACCTAGTTAGACAAAGATGCTAGAGCAGAGTTGCCAAACAATGCTAAAGTAAGGAACTAGAATGTATGAGAATAGAAATTAAAGTACAGAACAGAACAACTACATGAAACTTTCTAGCACTATTATACATTAATCACCTGTTTCATTTGGAACTGACTCAGAAGAAGCCTGATATATAGAACGTTGCCCCCTGGATAATTTATGACAGCATGTTTTCAGGTCTTCAGAGCTTGGTTCAACAGAAATTCTATCCCACTTGATAAGTTCAGTTAACATACAGTTTGCATATTCATGCATTTTGACTTCAGCTACCAGATATCCGCCTGATTTTGAAACATCCACATGCAAACTATATATTCCACATGGTAGCTCTTCCCAGTAACTAAGACATCCTATACCATTACGAATTTCATCCTCTGAagcaaattaatatttttaagtcaTAAACTCATTCTTTCAAAATTCAGTTTACAAACTGACATAACTAACTATAGTTTCAAAACCTTAACCAGGCCAGTAGATTTAAATGTGCTGAATAAGGAAAACCAGGGATAGTTTATAGAATTAAACCAGGACATTCATCTTTCagatattttcttttttcctgTCAAGATGGGATATTTAGCCAGACCACTAGTCCAGGTTTACAACTATTTGAGTAGTAAGAAAAGCCAAATAATCAATGAGAAGCATAAAATAACTCTATAAATTGATATTACAGATATAAAATCAATCATGAACCTAAATCACAGTTTAAGCTTTAAGCAGAGTTGGTCGTTGACAACAAAAATCATAGgtgagaaagaggaaaagaaaaaacatttaaaaaagtgatatttaacatttttaaaagacTTCCATCCATTGTTtcttaattttcaataaaataaattagagtTCCAATGTTATCAAATAGGTGTTAGGTTCAATCAACCAAAACTGGTACAGCTTAGCTACACTTCCAGCTGCAAATATTGACAGCTTGAACTCAAATGGTGAGCTTATGTTGTTATAGGCTCACATAAAAGCGTCTATTAAAGGAGATACGTGAGTGGATAGTAAAAGGACCATATAGGCTAGGAAGACAATGTTTGTCAAAGATGACATAAGAAAAGATGGTTGACAATGACAACAAATTGGAATGTAACAAAATGGACAGACAGCAGCCCAGTAGAGGAGAAAAAGATTCCGGAGATATGCAAAGGTAGATTGGGGTAAGGGGGGCAGAAGAAAGGACAGTAAAGACAAAATCAAAAACGAGCAGAAAGGATGTTGTTCTCTGGACACTTCTTGGCAGGAAGCACTTTGGCAGTTCTgccatattattttattttccttctgAGAGATCATAGCCTTATCTTTACTGACATTTCCTGTATGTTTAAAACCAGTATCAACAATATTGAAAGAACAAGATGCAGGAGTCATCCAAGCAGCATCATATAAAAAAGCACAAAATCTCCTAAAATCCGCCATACCCTTTCCTGCATGCCTTTCATAATGACACATCCCTCTATAATAGCAAGACCAGACTGAGTGCATAGTTTACAATACCTTCCCACCAtcactaaatttaaaaaatgatcaATATTTTACTAACTGAAAATAGACTTTATTCAGATCACTCTAGTTCACCAACACTGAACCATAAGAGCAAGATAACCATAGCTGTTTTCGGGTATGCTTACCAGTGGCCTGCTGAACCGGCGAAACAGGTGAAACGGAAGAAAGCAGAAAGGTTGAGTCATCTTCCGTTGGCCAGTGAACAAGGAGGCTCCGCCTACCAAACCCATCTCGACCAAACCAAAGAGTCCTCGAGCTATCCTATAACGGACAAAGAAAGCACCATCTCAGACACAATGTCCAGGAAAATCATGCCGCAAAAGATTCAAACACAAAGAAACTTACCACTGGGTGTTACCTGCCAATAAATGATAGCCCAGGGTCCTTTAATTGTGGAAAGAACACCCACAACGGAACTTTTTCCACATTCGACACAGAGACCAGCTGAACAAGAAGCACAGGAACAACACTCCCCTAGAGTCCGCATAAGAAACTCAGTATCGTTGCAATCACTTTCCAGGTGAAAACCTCCGAAAATCTCACCTAAAAAGCAAAGTAGAAATGAAAACCTAGAATgcatcaaagaagaagaaaaaaaacgaGGGACAGAAAGTAGCACAGAATACCGTTATACACGAGAATATTCCCTGACGTATCCACCAGTGGCTGAATAAGCGGTTGAATTCCCCTGAGCTGCAAGGCTGCACCGAAGAAATGAAGCTTCGCAGTGTGGATGTCATCGGCGTTGTCGCGTTCGGAAGATGACACGCCATCATCTGAGAAGGATGAAATTAGGTTTTCCTCTGATTGGAGAATAAGTTTCTTGGCGCACACGCTATCGGGGCCTCTTCTCCGCAGAGCTGCTTTGAGATCATCGAAAGAGAACAACAACTGTGGCAGATAAAAGGAAGTAGTACGAATTGTTATAACCGCTTGCTTTAGAGTTTTTTTGTTGGTTTCAAAGGATGAGAGTTGCGCTTACTTTCTCGGTTTTCCGAGTTGAGCTTGTTGAATCCAAGGGCAACCATGAGGTCTCAATACGAATGCCTGAGACTATCAACGCGATTCCACACATCGTCTTCTCTGTTCTGGCAGCAGAAGAGTGAGGGTGGTTTTACGGAGGGTTTTGACTTTGAGTTTACTTTCTTTCTAatctatattatattttaaacaaaatcataattaataatatctGCTTCCGTAGCATAGTGGTAGTGCGTTCGCTTCGTAAGCGAAAGGTCGCGTGTTCGATCCTCGCCGGGagcttttttttaattttaatgtctttttcaattttttctttgacatgttttaacttttttataaagttattaaatattaattgtaaataatataaagtTAACTCACTTTTGCAAGtcaattctattttttaattaaaatctctttttaatatttaaaccaaattttttttttatggtataattattttatttgtcattatatttagggtcaatattcaatttagtacaatgatttaaaaaaatcaatttgatttttatgtttttttaagaaGTACTCGATTTGGTAATTTTCATCGTTAAATCTCACCTTACTGCGTCAAATGTTGCTTATGTGGCTGAGAGAAATGGAATTACATGTTGTGTGAGATGGTAAGTGAATTGAATTGACAAATTAGTGAAAAATCAATTGGGAGATTAGGGTTTTTTGAAATGGAGCAATTGGGGTTAGAACTTTTTAATTGCAATAGTGTGGTTGCACCACGCTCAACACAAATTGTCTCTGCAATTTCATGGGCCACAAATGTTAGGAGTGCACCTCCATCATCATCAGA
The sequence above is a segment of the Phaseolus vulgaris cultivar G19833 chromosome 2, P. vulgaris v2.0, whole genome shotgun sequence genome. Coding sequences within it:
- the LOC137810900 gene encoding uncharacterized protein isoform X3, whose translation is MCGIALIVSGIRIETSWLPLDSTSSTRKTEKLLFSFDDLKAALRRRGPDSVCAKKLILQSEENLISSFSDDGVSSSERDNADDIHTAKLHFFGAALQLRGIQPLIQPLVDTSGNILVYNGEIFGGFHLESDCNDTEFLMRTLGECCSCASCSAGLCVECGKSSVVGVLSTIKGPWAIIYWQDSSRTLWFGRDGFGRRSLLVHWPTEDDSTFLLSSVSPVSPVQQATEDEIRNGIGCLSYWEELPCGIYSLHVDVSKSGGYLVAEVKMHEYANCMLTELIKWDRISVEPSSEDLKTCCHKLSRGQRSIYQASSESVPNETDSVQSAVPVSAHILLDALKESVLRRTSLYTIYQAVISGIRQEEFVPVAILFSGGLDSMILAALLDKCLDPHYEIDLLNVSFDGHLAPDRQSAKAGLNELRRVAPSRKWRLVEIDADLSDLVFETSHVVSLINPANTYMDLNIGIALWLASGGDGWVSDANTSDNDDNHVRTKYKSNAKILLVGSGADEQCAGYGRHRTSYRRGSMP
- the LOC137810900 gene encoding uncharacterized protein isoform X2; the encoded protein is MCGIALIVSGIRIETSWLPLDSTSSTRKTEKLLFSFDDLKAALRRRGPDSVCAKKLILQSEENLISSFSDDGVSSSERDNADDIHTAKLHFFGAALQLRGIQPLIQPLVDTSGNILVYNGEIFGGFHLESDCNDTEFLMRTLGECCSCASCSAGLCVECGKSSVVGVLSTIKGPWAIIYWQDSSRTLWFGRDGFGRRSLLVHWPTEDDSTFLLSSVSPVSPVQQATEDEIRNGIGCLSYWEELPCGIYSLHVDVSKSGGYLVAEVKMHEYANCMLTELIKWDRISVEPSSEDLKTCCHKLSRGQRSIYQASSESVPNETDSVQSAVPVSAHILLDALKESVLRRTSLYTIYQAVISGIRQEEFVPVAILFSGGLDSMILAALLDKCLDPHYEIDLLNVSFDGHLAPDRQSAKAGLNELRRVAPSRKWRLVEIDADLSDLVFETSHVVSLINPANTYMDLNIGIALWLASGGDGWVSDANTSDNDDNHVRTKYKSNAKILLVGSGADEQCAGYGRHRTSYRRGRLLNCLVYMKQQFCRNEQFSLVQELQGSQIGRILEAIEQQTRHQLAASGLVVNPIFVDCFSHRLRNWIASSNYLGNNNTFISKAFYHIHKSFILTFLFIF
- the LOC137810900 gene encoding uncharacterized protein isoform X1; this encodes MCGIALIVSGIRIETSWLPLDSTSSTRKTEKLLFSFDDLKAALRRRGPDSVCAKKLILQSEENLISSFSDDGVSSSERDNADDIHTAKLHFFGAALQLRGIQPLIQPLVDTSGNILVYNGEIFGGFHLESDCNDTEFLMRTLGECCSCASCSAGLCVECGKSSVVGVLSTIKGPWAIIYWQDSSRTLWFGRDGFGRRSLLVHWPTEDDSTFLLSSVSPVSPVQQATEDEIRNGIGCLSYWEELPCGIYSLHVDVSKSGGYLVAEVKMHEYANCMLTELIKWDRISVEPSSEDLKTCCHKLSRGQRSIYQASSESVPNETDSVQSAVPVSAHILLDALKESVLRRTSLYTIYQAVISGIRQEEFVPVAILFSGGLDSMILAALLDKCLDPHYEIDLLNVSFDGHLAPDRQSAKAGLNELRRVAPSRKWRLVEIDADLSDLVFETSHVVSLINPANTYMDLNIGIALWLASGGDGWVSDANTSDNDDNHVRTKYKSNAKILLVGSGADEQCAGYGRHRTSYRRGSWLGLHEEMRLDMQRIWRRNLGRDDRCIADNGKEARFPFLDEDVIRLLLNIPLWEVANLDQPIGIGDKKILREVAKLLGLYEAAVLPKRAIQFGSRIARESNRKNFGSNRAANQASAGSVRISSKSNFC